The sequence ATAGCGATCTTGGGGATAGCTATAGGAGAGGATTATGGAACTGACCGGAACAGGCGCGCTCGAATGACGATGGATCCCCGTCTTCTCCGTATCTTCCTCGCGGTTTGCCAGGATGGCTCGATCAGCGCCGCCGCGCGCCGGCTCAGCGTGGCGCAACCCTCGGTATCGGTCGCGGTCGCCCAGCTCGAGCGCAGCGTCGGCGGCGAGCTGCTGGTTCGCGGGCGCAAGGGCGTGACCCTCACCCCCGCTGGCGAGGCGCTGATGCGGCGCGCCGAGATGATGGAGGCGTTGCTGCGCGATGCCGACGAAGCGGTGCGACTGGCCCGGATGGGGCTGGCCGGGCCGCTGCGCGTCGGCGGCACGCCCGGCGCGCTGGTCAGCCTCGTGCCCGCCGCCATCGCCCGCATGCGACCCGACGAGCGGATGAGCCTGCACGTCATCGAACGATCCGACGCGCAGCTGATCGATCTGCTCCGCCGCGGCGAGATCGAGATCGCGCTCGTCACCACCGGCGTCCAGTCGCCGCCCGACGACATCGAGGAAACGAGCCTCGCGCGCGACCCGTTCGCGCTGATCGTCGGCCGTGTACACACCGAATTGGGGCCGAGCGTGTCGCTCGCCGCGCTCGAGCGTTTTACCTGGGTGCTGCCGCGCGTCGCCGGCGCTTTTCACCGTCAGATCGAGGCGCTGTTCCTCGCCGCGGAGACGCCGATGCCGCTCGACGTGATCCGGTGCGACTCGCTGCTCACCTCGAAGGAAATCGTGCGTCGCAGCGCCCGGGTGACGGTACTGCCGCGTGGGGTGGTGGCGCCCGAACTGGCGATGGGCGTGCTGCGCGCCATTCCGATCGCCGATGTCGAACTCAATCGCAGCATCGGCATGCGCACATTGCGCGGCCGCCCGCTGAGCGATCTCGCCCAGCGCTTCAGCGCGGCGCTGGTCGAAGAATAGGTCTATAGGCCAAACCTATACTACTACCCAAATTGATTATTTTACACGCATGATCCTCCGGCGTCATTGATCCGCCGGGCCGGCGACGACCGGCCAGGAGGATGTTCTTGGACGTGCAGCCCGAATTCGACGTGGCGGTGGTCGGTTGTGGGCCGGTCGGCGCGCTGGCGGCAAACCTTGCCGCCGAAGCCGGTTTGTCGGTGCTGGTGATCGACCGCGAAGCCGATCCCCATCCCCTGCCCCGCGCCGTGCATCTCGATCATGAGATGATGCGCCTGTTCCAGACGGTGGGATTGGTCGACGCGATCGAGCCGGGGATGCGCGAAACCGAGGGCCACCTGCATGTCGGCGCCGATCATGGCGTGATCCGCTACATGGGCACGGCCGGGCGCCCCAAGCCGTTTGGCTGGGCCAACGATTACTTCTTCTATCAGCCCGAGCTCGAGGATCGGCTGCGCGACGGTATCGCGCGCTACGCCAACGCCACGCTGCGGCTGGGCACCGAACTGACCGGCTTCGATCAGGATGCGGATTGCGTCACCCTGCGCTTTGGGGGCGGCGGAAGCGCGCGGGCGCGCTGGCTGATCGCATGCGACGGGGCAAGCAGCGGCGTGCGCAAAGCGCTCGATATCCCGCTCGAGGATCTCCAGTTCGAGGAGCCGTGGCTGGTTGTCGACGTCGAGGTCGAAGGCGCGGTTCGCTTCCCCGATCTGTGGAACGTGCCGTCCGAAGCCGATCTGCAGCAGCTTTCGGTGATGATGTGCGATCCCGCGCGCCCGACGACGATCGTGCCGGGGCGCGGCAACGTCCGTCGGTGGGAGTTCATGCTGCTGCCGGGCGAGGACGATGCGGCGATGATGCAGCCGGAGGCGGTCGCGCGGCTGCTCGCGCCCTATCTCGACGGCGTTCCGCACACCATTCTGCGCGCGGCGACCTATCGCTTTCACGGCCTGATCGTCGAGCGGTGGCGGCAGGGCCGCGTGTTCATGGCCGGCGACGCCGCGCACCAGACGCCGCCCTTCTTCGGCCAGGGCATGTGCCATGGCATGCGCGATGTCTCGAACCTGATCTGGAAGCTGGCGCTGGTCGTGCGGGGGCTCGCTGCACCCAGGCTGCTCGACAGCTACGGCGTCGAGCGCGATCCGCATGTCCGCAGCGTCGTCACCGCGGCGATCGAGGCGGGGCGGTATATCTGCGAACTCGATCCGGAACGCGCCGCCGTGCGCGACGCGGCGATGCGCATGCGGGCTCGCGCCGGCGCAACCGGCACAGCGGCCGACCTCATCCCCGCCTATCGCGACGGTGTCGTCGCGGCCGAGACACCCGGCGCGGGCGAGCGCTTCGTGCAGCCATGGGTCGAGGCCGGCGGCAGGCAGCGGCTGTTGGATGACGTGACGGGCGGCGGATGGCGTCTGTTTGTTGCCGATGATGCGCGGAAAGCAGATTTCGCGCGCGTCCGTGCGGCGCTGGCACCGCTCGATGTTGCCGTGATCGAGGTCGCGACGGTGCGCGACGACGGAACCCTGGCCCGCTGGCTGTCCGAACGCGACGTCCGCGCGGTGCTGGTGCGGCCCGACGCCTATGTATTCGGCACGGCCCGCGACGATCTCGCCGCGCTGATCGAAAGCGCGCGTACGGTGCTGCATCTCTGCCCGCAGCGGGAGCCGGTCGCATGAGGCTTTCGGTTGCGCAGGCGGCGGTGACGGCGACGCTCGCGGCGGCGCGCGCTGCCGACGCCGCGCCGGTGGCCGTCATGGTGCTGGACACGGGCGCGCATCCCGTCGCCTTCGCGCGCGAGGACGGCGCCAGCCTGTTCCGTTTCGATATTGCCCGCGCCAAGGCGCATGGCGCGCTGGGCATGGGCACCGATACGCGCGCAATCGCCGCGCGCGCCGCCGACAATCCGGCCTTCTTCACGAGCGTCACGATCGCGACCGGCGGGGCACTCGCGCTCTCGCCCGGCGGCATCCTGATCCACGATCGCGACGGCGCGCTCGTCGGCGCGATCGGGGTGAGCGGCGACCGGCCCGACATCGACGAAGCCTGCGCCAAGGCGGGCGCAGCCGCATATCAGCAGGGAGACAGCTAGGTGGCTTACGTGAGTTTCCGACGCCGCGACGGCGCCGCAAGCTACGGTCGCGTCGAGGGCGATCAGGTGATCGACCTCGGTGCCGAGCCGGGCGCGCCGGCCGATCTGAAGGCCGCGCTCGCCGACGGCATGCTGGCGACCCTCGGCGGCGCGACCCGGCTGCCGCTGGCGGACATCCTGCTGCTGCCGGTGATCCCCAATCCAGCGAAGATCCTGTGCGTCGGCCACAATTACGAGAGCCACCGCCAGGAGACCGGCCGCGCGAAGGTCGATCATCCGTCGATCTTCACCCGCTTCGCCGACACGCTCGTCGCCGACGGGCAGCCGATCCTGCGGCCGCCGGTCTCGACCAATCTGGATTATGAGGGTGAGCTGGCGGTGGTGATCGGCCGCGGCGGCCGGGCGATCGCGGAGGCCGATGCGCTCGACCATGTCGCCGGCTATGCCTGCTTCAACGATGCCAGCATCCGCGACTGGCAGTGGCATACGAGCCAGTTCACCCCCGGCAAGAACTTCCCCGGCACCGGCGCGCTCGGCCCGCAGCTGGTGACGCCGCACGAGGCCGGCGACCTCGCCGACGTCCATGTCGTCACGCGGCTGAACGGCGCGATCGTGCAGGACCAGCCGATCCGCGACATGATCTTCCCGATCGCGAAGATCATCGCCTACGTCTCCGCCTTCACCCCTCTCCTGCCCGGCGACGTCATCGCCACCGGAACGCCGGGCGGGGTCGGCGCCAAGCGCCAGCCGCCGCTCTGGATGAAGGACGGCGACCGCGTCGAGATCGCGATCGGCCCGGTCGGTACGCTTCGGAACCACGTACTGGATGAACAACGGCTCCACTGACGGGCCGGCATCAGGAGAGGAAAACAATGAAAAACATAGCCATCACCGCTCTCGCCTCCGCCAGCCTGCTGGCGGGCGCGACCGCCGCGCGCGCGCAGCAAAGCGCCGCGTCCGCCAATGCCCAGCAAAGCAGCACCGATACTTCCGCAGTTGCCGAGATCGTCGTCACCGCGCAGCGACGGCAGGAGCGCGTAGCGACCGTGCCGATCTCGATCACCGTCGCCAATCAGGCGCAGCTCGAACGGCAGCAGGTCAACACCGTCAACGATCTCAGCCGTATCTCTCCCTCGCTCGAAATCTCGGGCGCACCGGGGCAGAATACGGGCGGCGGCGGCGCGATCCGCGGCATCGGCACGCAGACGTTCTCGGCCGGCGCGGTCGCCTCGGTCGGCATCGTCGTCGATCAGGTGAGCCAGGGCAACGCCAATATCGGCGACCTGTTCGACGTGTCGCGGATCGAGGTGCTCAAGGGCCCGCAGGGCACCTTGTTCGGCTTGACCACCTCGGCCGGCGTCATCAACATCACCACCAACGCCCCCGACCCCACCCGCTTCAGCGCGCGCGTGCACAGCGAATTGTCCGACGCGGGCACCGCCGGCTCCAAATATGGCGACCAGATCGTGCAGGGCGTCGTCAACATGCCGCTGAGCGAGGATGCCGCCATCCGCGTGTCCGGCCTGCTCAATCGCCGCCAGGGCGTCGATCGCAACGCCACCACGGGCGATCTCAACGACAATAACCGCTACGGCTTCCGCGCGCGGCTATTGTGGCGGCCGTCGAGCGACCTGACGGTCAACCTGATCGGCGACTATACCCACCAATATTTCAATAATGGCGGCGACTTCTTCACCTTCGTCAAGACTGGCGGCCCCGGCCCCTTCCTCGGCGGCGCGGGCGTCGATCCGGTTGGTCTGACCGCACGGCTGGCAAGCTGCGGCGTGACGCCCGGCGTCGGCAATCGTGACTATTGCACCAGCCAGACCTTCGCCGATCGCAGCAAGAATTACGGCGCATCGGTGCAGGTCGACTATGACGCCGGGCCGTTCGACCTGACCTCGATCACCGCCTATCGACGCAACGTCGATCAGGGCTTCGGTGCGGCGACCAACGTGTTCCGCGCCGATCCGTTCGAGCTGCAGGTGCAGAACCTTGCCGTCGACCGCCGCCTGCGCCTGTTCACGCAGGAATTGCGGCTCACGTCGCCAAGCAACCAGACGTTCGAATATACGATCGGCGCCTTCTACTCGAACCAGCGCGAGCGGCGCGCGCCCGAAGGGCTGACGGTGCGGCTGCAGCCGGTGCCGGGATTCATCATCCCGATCCAGACGTCGCTCGGTGCGAACGACACGATCACCGACCAGTCGCTCGCAATCTTCGGCCAGGGCACGTTGCATGTGACGCCCAAATTGCGCCTGATCGCCGGCGGCCGCTTCACCGGCGAGGATCTGACGCTCGATCGCTACAATCTCGATATCGGCACCACCAACAACTACCAGCATGAGGGGCTGAGCACCGAGCGCATCTCGTATCGCTTCGGCGCGCAATACGATCTCATGCGCAACACCATGGCCTATGCGACCGCCTCGCGCGGCTACAAGGGCGGACAGATCGCGACGCCATCGCTTCCCCTCGCACCTTATGTGGTGAGGCCGGAAGTGCCGATGGATTATGAGGTCGGCGTCAAGAGCACGTTGTTCGGTGGCTGGGTGCTCGACATCAACGCTTATTATACCAAGGTGCAGGGCTATCAGGCACAGCAGTGCACGGTGGTCGCGACCACCGGCGTCATCAACTGCCTGACTTCCAACATCGACGGCGTGAAGACGCGCGGCGGCGAGGTCAATCTGTTCGGTCGTGTGTTCCAGGGCCTGTCGGTGAATACCGGCTTCATCTACACCAAGGCGACCTACCCGACCAGCTTCATCGGCACCGACGGCACCAACATCGGCGGCAGCCAGCTCGCTTATGCGCCCAAGTACAAGTTCACCTTCTCGGGCGAATATGAGCATCCGATCACCGATCGGTTCAAGGGCTTCATCGCCGCCGACGCGGTGTGGAAGTCGCGCGTCCGCTACGAGGCGAACCAGATCAGGGACACCACTTACCTGCCGCACTGGGTGATGGGCGGCCGGCTGGGCGCACGCACCGCGGACGATCGCTTCGCGCTGGCGGTGTTCGCGCGCAACCTGTTCAACGTCCACGAACCGCTGCTCATGCAGAGCAGCCTGCCTTATAACGGCGCGGATAATGTCGGCGCGATCTACGGGCCATCCTCGTTCCGCCAGGTGGGCCTCAGCGTCGACGCCAAGTTCTGAGGAGGGGCAGAATGGCGTCGCAGCCACCCGACGAACGGCGCGCGATCGCCGCAATGGGCCGCCAGCTCGGGCCCGACATGCTGGCGGCGGTCTATGCGCTCTATCGCGGCGAGCAGGACAGGCTGGCCGCTGACCAGCCGGTCACTGCGGCTGATGTCGCCTATGGCGACGATCCACGACAGAAGCTCGACGTTTATGCGCGCGTCGAGGGCAGCGCGCCGGCGCCCGTCCTTTTGTGGGTGCATGGCGGCGGCTTTCTGCGCGGCGAGAAAGCGAGCGAGAATCATCCATTCAACGCCCATGTCGGGCGCTGGGCGGCACGCAACGGCATGGTCGGCGCGGTGATGAACTACCGCCTCGCACCCGACAATCAGTGGCCGGCGGGCGGCGAGGACGTGAACGGCGCAATCGACTGGCTGCGCGCACAGGCGTCCGACCATGGCGGCGATCCCGCGCGGATCGTGCTGGCGGGCACGTCGGCGGGGTCGACGCACATTGCGACCGCGCTGCGGCTGCGGCCCGATCCGGCGGGGGTACGCGGCGCGATCCTGCTGTCGGGCCTCTATGGCTTCACGCCGCTCGATGAGCGCGACACGCTCTATTACGGCCCGGCATCGGATTATCCGACGCGCCGGCCGCTCGCGGCGATGGTCGACACGGCATTGCCGCTGCTCCTCGCCTGCGCCGAATATGATCCGCCGCGCTTCCAGGAGGAATTGGTCTCGCTGCTCGCCGCCCGGCTCGCCCGGCACGGCACGCTGCCGGCGACGCGCATCCTGTCCGGCCACAACCATTTCAGCCTCGCTTATCACATCGGCGGCCGGGACACGCGGCTGGCCGAGGCGATGCTCGCCTTCATCGCCGATGTCGCGAGCGACCATCCCAAGGAGCCCCTGCCATGATCGATCGACGGACGATGCTCGCTGCCATCTCGGCGGCGGGTGCCACGCGCGGGCTCGCCGCTCCGGCCACGGGCGGCGGAGCCTTCCCGGCCAACTTCCTGTGGGGCACCGCGACCGCCGGCCATCAGGTCGAGGGCAACAACGTCAACAGCGACTCCTGGCTGATGGAGAATGTGAAGCCAACCATCTACACCGAGCCGTCGCGCGACGCGTGCAACAGCTTCGCTCTGTGGCAGACCGACCTCGATCTGGTGCGATCGATGGGGCTCAACACCTATCGGTTCAGCCTCGAATGGGCGCGGATCGAGCCGGAGCCCGGCCTGTTCTCGATCGCGATGCTCGATCATTACAAGGCGATCGTCGCGGGCTGCCGCGCGCGCGGCCTGCACCCGATGGTGACGTTCAACCATTTCACCGCGCCGCGCTGGTTCTCCGCACTCGGCGGGTGGACCAATCCCGAGGCGCCGAAGCTGTTCGGCCGCTTCTGCGATCGGGCCGCACGCCATCTGGCGCAGGATATCGGCCACGCGACGACGCTGAACGAGCCCAACATCATGAGCATCCTGTCGGTGGTGTTGCCGCCGCCGGTGATCGCCGGGCAGAATGCGATGCTCACAGCCGCCGCGCGGGCCTGCGGGTCGGCCAAGTTCGCCGCCGCCAATGCGATGATGCTGGAGGACGTGCCCCAGGCGACGATCAACCTGATCGCCGGGCACAAGGCCGGCGGCGCCGCGATCAAGGCGGTCCGCTCGGACCTGCCGGTGGGCGTCAGCCTCTCGATGTTCGACGATCAGGCGGCCGGCCCCGGCAGCATGCGCGATGCAATGCGCGCCAAGCTCTACGGGCCGTGGCTGGAGGCCGTGCGCGGCGACGACTTCCTCGGCGTGCAGAATTACGAGCGGCAGGTTTGGACGGCCTCGGGCAAGCTGCCGGTGCCGAAGGGCGCCGAGGTCAATTATTCGGGTGCGGAGGTCTACCCGCTCTCGCTGGCAGGCGCGGTGCGCTACGCCCATCAGGCGACTGGCGTGCCGATCATCGTCACCGAACATGGCGTCGGCACCAACGACGACACGCTCCGCGCCCGCCTGATCCCCGCCGCACTCGCCGGATTACGGCAGGCGATGGCGGACGGCGTCCCGGTGCAGGGCTATGTCCATTGGTCGCTGGTCGACAATTTCGAATGGGTGTTCGGCTATCGCGTCCACTTCGGGCTGTGCACGCTCGACCCCGTCACCTTCCGCCGCACGCCCAAGCCGAGTTCGGCCATCCTAGCCGCCATCGCCCGGAGGAACAGCCTGTGATGTGGAAGCATCTGCTCGCCGCGGCCGCCTTGCTCGCGCCTACCATGCTGGCGGCGCAGCCCGCCGGCCCCCGCTTCCGGCTGGAGCGGATCGCGCCGCCGAGCAGCGCCGGTGCGATCCCGCTCTACCCCGCAGGATCGCCGCCCAAGCCGCAGGCGGCCGAAAACTGGGATACGCTGATCGGCGACTTTCCGGACGGGACGCACATGAGCGGCCGGATCGTGCGCAATGTCAGCGAGCCGACGATCACGCCCGTTTTGCCCGATCCGGCGAAGGCGACCGGCGCGGCGGTGCTGGTCGCGCCGGGGGGTGCCTTCCTGTCGCTGTCGATGGATAGCGAGGGCTTCCAGATCGCGCATTGGCTCGCCGATCATGGCGTCGCCGCCTTCGTCCTCAAATACCGGCTCAACCCTACCCCCACCGACGACCAGGCGTTCATGCGCGTGGTGGCGGAGCGGATGGCCCCGGTCGCCGCGACGGGCGAGGTGGCGGATATCTCGGAGCCGCGCGCACCCCAGGATGCACTGCGCGCGCTCGCGCTGCTGCGCAGCCGCGCGGCCGGGTGGCGGATCGATCCCGCGCGGGTCGGCATGATCGGCTTTTCGGCGGGTGCGATGACGACGCTGCAGGCCGTCCTCACCGGTTCAGGCGCGGACCGCCCGGCCTTCTTCGGCTATATTTACGGCCCGATGCGCGCCATCGCGGTGCCGGCGGGCGCGCCGCCGATGTTCGCGGCGCTCGCGCTCGACGATCCTCTTTTCGGCCGTCAGGGTTTCGGCATCGTCGAGGCGTGGCACAAGGCCGGCGTGCCGGTCGAGTTGCACGCCTACACGCATGGCGATCACGGCTTCGGCATGGGCCGCCCCGGTACGACCACGACGCTCGTGCTCGACGAGTTCCGCCTGTGGCTGGCGACGCAGGGCTTTCTGGGGAAGGCGAAGTGAGCGCACGCGACTTCGGCCGGGTGCTGGCCGCGGCGTGGCTGGCCGCCGCCTCGCACGTGGCGGTCGCGCAGGGCGTCGATCCGCTGCGCGACGGCTTCCGCGATCCGCCCGCCTCGGCGAGGCCGCGGACGTGGTGGCACTGGCTCAACGGCAACATCACCGAGGATGGGATCACCAAGGATCTCGAATGGATGAAGCGCGTCGGGCTCGGCGGGGTCCAGACGTTCGACGCCTCGCTCGGCACGCCGCAGGTGGTGCCGCAGCGGCTGATCTACATGAGCCCGCCGTGGAAGGCGGCGTTCGCGCATGCGGTCGACACGGCCAACCGGCTGGGCCTCGAGATCGCCATCGCCTCCTCCCCCGGCTGGAGCGAGACGGGCGGCCCGTGGGTCCCGCCGGCCGACGCGATGAAGAAGCTCGTCTGGAGCGAGCTTGAGGTGCAGGGCGGCCGTAAGGTGGCTGCACCGTTGCCGCCATTGCCCGCCAACACCGGTCCCTACGGTACGGCGCCGTTCTTCGATGCGCTGGCGGCGTTCGAGGGCGGCAATGCAGCCCCGAAGGGCCAGGCGGCCGGGGCGATCGCTGTCCTTGCCTATCCGATCGCGGACGCATCGCTCGCGCTGCCGAACATGACTGCGCAGGATGGCAAAGTGCTTGATGCACGCCTGCTAGTCGATGCGCGCGAGGATACCGCCGTCGCCATTCCGCGCGGCACGGCGGCGCAGCCTGCGATGATCGACATCGCATTTCCCAAGGCGCAGCCAATCCGCGCCGTAACGCTGTTCGTGCCCAATGCGGTGCCGCCGTTTGGCGATCCGGAGTTTCTGCCCACGCTCGAAGCGCAGGTCGCCGGTCAGTGGAAACAGGTCGCCACCCTGCCGCTCACCAACGTGCCGACGACGATCGCCTTCGCGCCGATCACGGCCGGCCATTTCAGGCTCGTCTTCGCCGCCAACCACGTACCGCCTGCGCCGGGGCTTGCGCCACCTGCGCCGGGTGCGATCGCCGGCGGCGTGTTTCCCAGCGGCCCGGCGCCCACGACGATCAGCATCGGCACGCTACGCCTCGCCGGCGAGGAGCGGATCGACCGCTTCGAGGCCAAGGCCGGCTTCGCCACCGTGCCCGATTATTACGCGCTCGCCAGCGACGCGCCTGATGAACCCGGCATCGCGCCCGCGCGAGTGATCGACATCTCCGACCGGCTGAAGCCCGACGGAAGGCTCGACTGGACCCCGCCCGCCGGCCGGTGGCGGATCGTGCGGCTCGGCTGGTCGCTGGTCGGCACCACCAACCACCCCGCGACACACGAAGCGACCGGGCTGGAGGTCGACAAATATGATGGCGCCGCGGTGCGCCGCTATCTCGCCACCTATCTCGATACTTACCGCGATCAGCTGCGAGCTGATGGAAGCGGCATCAACGCACTGGTGACCGACAGTATCGAGGCGGGCGACGCCAATTGGACGCCGCAGATGCTCGATGCGTTCAAGGCGCTGCGTGGTTACGATCCCCGGCCGTGGCTGCCGGCGCTCACCGGTGCTGTGGTCGGATCGCGCGTGGAGAGCGACCGCT is a genomic window of Sphingomonas nostoxanthinifaciens containing:
- a CDS encoding LysR family transcriptional regulator produces the protein MTMDPRLLRIFLAVCQDGSISAAARRLSVAQPSVSVAVAQLERSVGGELLVRGRKGVTLTPAGEALMRRAEMMEALLRDADEAVRLARMGLAGPLRVGGTPGALVSLVPAAIARMRPDERMSLHVIERSDAQLIDLLRRGEIEIALVTTGVQSPPDDIEETSLARDPFALIVGRVHTELGPSVSLAALERFTWVLPRVAGAFHRQIEALFLAAETPMPLDVIRCDSLLTSKEIVRRSARVTVLPRGVVAPELAMGVLRAIPIADVELNRSIGMRTLRGRPLSDLAQRFSAALVEE
- a CDS encoding alpha/beta hydrolase; the encoded protein is MWKHLLAAAALLAPTMLAAQPAGPRFRLERIAPPSSAGAIPLYPAGSPPKPQAAENWDTLIGDFPDGTHMSGRIVRNVSEPTITPVLPDPAKATGAAVLVAPGGAFLSLSMDSEGFQIAHWLADHGVAAFVLKYRLNPTPTDDQAFMRVVAERMAPVAATGEVADISEPRAPQDALRALALLRSRAAGWRIDPARVGMIGFSAGAMTTLQAVLTGSGADRPAFFGYIYGPMRAIAVPAGAPPMFAALALDDPLFGRQGFGIVEAWHKAGVPVELHAYTHGDHGFGMGRPGTTTTLVLDEFRLWLATQGFLGKAK
- a CDS encoding alpha/beta hydrolase; this translates as MASQPPDERRAIAAMGRQLGPDMLAAVYALYRGEQDRLAADQPVTAADVAYGDDPRQKLDVYARVEGSAPAPVLLWVHGGGFLRGEKASENHPFNAHVGRWAARNGMVGAVMNYRLAPDNQWPAGGEDVNGAIDWLRAQASDHGGDPARIVLAGTSAGSTHIATALRLRPDPAGVRGAILLSGLYGFTPLDERDTLYYGPASDYPTRRPLAAMVDTALPLLLACAEYDPPRFQEELVSLLAARLARHGTLPATRILSGHNHFSLAYHIGGRDTRLAEAMLAFIADVASDHPKEPLP
- a CDS encoding GlcG/HbpS family heme-binding protein, which translates into the protein MRLSVAQAAVTATLAAARAADAAPVAVMVLDTGAHPVAFAREDGASLFRFDIARAKAHGALGMGTDTRAIAARAADNPAFFTSVTIATGGALALSPGGILIHDRDGALVGAIGVSGDRPDIDEACAKAGAAAYQQGDS
- a CDS encoding TonB-dependent receptor, yielding MKNIAITALASASLLAGATAARAQQSAASANAQQSSTDTSAVAEIVVTAQRRQERVATVPISITVANQAQLERQQVNTVNDLSRISPSLEISGAPGQNTGGGGAIRGIGTQTFSAGAVASVGIVVDQVSQGNANIGDLFDVSRIEVLKGPQGTLFGLTTSAGVINITTNAPDPTRFSARVHSELSDAGTAGSKYGDQIVQGVVNMPLSEDAAIRVSGLLNRRQGVDRNATTGDLNDNNRYGFRARLLWRPSSDLTVNLIGDYTHQYFNNGGDFFTFVKTGGPGPFLGGAGVDPVGLTARLASCGVTPGVGNRDYCTSQTFADRSKNYGASVQVDYDAGPFDLTSITAYRRNVDQGFGAATNVFRADPFELQVQNLAVDRRLRLFTQELRLTSPSNQTFEYTIGAFYSNQRERRAPEGLTVRLQPVPGFIIPIQTSLGANDTITDQSLAIFGQGTLHVTPKLRLIAGGRFTGEDLTLDRYNLDIGTTNNYQHEGLSTERISYRFGAQYDLMRNTMAYATASRGYKGGQIATPSLPLAPYVVRPEVPMDYEVGVKSTLFGGWVLDINAYYTKVQGYQAQQCTVVATTGVINCLTSNIDGVKTRGGEVNLFGRVFQGLSVNTGFIYTKATYPTSFIGTDGTNIGGSQLAYAPKYKFTFSGEYEHPITDRFKGFIAADAVWKSRVRYEANQIRDTTYLPHWVMGGRLGARTADDRFALAVFARNLFNVHEPLLMQSSLPYNGADNVGAIYGPSSFRQVGLSVDAKF
- a CDS encoding bifunctional 3-(3-hydroxy-phenyl)propionate/3-hydroxycinnamic acid hydroxylase — protein: MDVQPEFDVAVVGCGPVGALAANLAAEAGLSVLVIDREADPHPLPRAVHLDHEMMRLFQTVGLVDAIEPGMRETEGHLHVGADHGVIRYMGTAGRPKPFGWANDYFFYQPELEDRLRDGIARYANATLRLGTELTGFDQDADCVTLRFGGGGSARARWLIACDGASSGVRKALDIPLEDLQFEEPWLVVDVEVEGAVRFPDLWNVPSEADLQQLSVMMCDPARPTTIVPGRGNVRRWEFMLLPGEDDAAMMQPEAVARLLAPYLDGVPHTILRAATYRFHGLIVERWRQGRVFMAGDAAHQTPPFFGQGMCHGMRDVSNLIWKLALVVRGLAAPRLLDSYGVERDPHVRSVVTAAIEAGRYICELDPERAAVRDAAMRMRARAGATGTAADLIPAYRDGVVAAETPGAGERFVQPWVEAGGRQRLLDDVTGGGWRLFVADDARKADFARVRAALAPLDVAVIEVATVRDDGTLARWLSERDVRAVLVRPDAYVFGTARDDLAALIESARTVLHLCPQREPVA
- a CDS encoding family 1 glycosylhydrolase, whose translation is MIDRRTMLAAISAAGATRGLAAPATGGGAFPANFLWGTATAGHQVEGNNVNSDSWLMENVKPTIYTEPSRDACNSFALWQTDLDLVRSMGLNTYRFSLEWARIEPEPGLFSIAMLDHYKAIVAGCRARGLHPMVTFNHFTAPRWFSALGGWTNPEAPKLFGRFCDRAARHLAQDIGHATTLNEPNIMSILSVVLPPPVIAGQNAMLTAAARACGSAKFAAANAMMLEDVPQATINLIAGHKAGGAAIKAVRSDLPVGVSLSMFDDQAAGPGSMRDAMRAKLYGPWLEAVRGDDFLGVQNYERQVWTASGKLPVPKGAEVNYSGAEVYPLSLAGAVRYAHQATGVPIIVTEHGVGTNDDTLRARLIPAALAGLRQAMADGVPVQGYVHWSLVDNFEWVFGYRVHFGLCTLDPVTFRRTPKPSSAILAAIARRNSL
- a CDS encoding fumarylacetoacetate hydrolase family protein, with amino-acid sequence MAYVSFRRRDGAASYGRVEGDQVIDLGAEPGAPADLKAALADGMLATLGGATRLPLADILLLPVIPNPAKILCVGHNYESHRQETGRAKVDHPSIFTRFADTLVADGQPILRPPVSTNLDYEGELAVVIGRGGRAIAEADALDHVAGYACFNDASIRDWQWHTSQFTPGKNFPGTGALGPQLVTPHEAGDLADVHVVTRLNGAIVQDQPIRDMIFPIAKIIAYVSAFTPLLPGDVIATGTPGGVGAKRQPPLWMKDGDRVEIAIGPVGTLRNHVLDEQRLH